Proteins from a single region of Gemmatimonadaceae bacterium:
- a CDS encoding ABC transporter permease — protein MPLFEAVRLALGTLRVQKLKSFFTLIGVTISVMFLIAVVSIVQGMNRYVEEDFAGKFLGVNTFNLRRFPDIQNDVTEDEWKAWQRRPKIQVDDALAVREALPPGSRWAMHDVTRTDASSPFAQGGPKVMAEAATPEYFLIKDLALSKGRVYNEQEDALGAPVIVIGQEVAERYFPSLDPIGREIRIHRFPFTVIGVLEKQGTVFGLALDRQVIAPFHSEMSRITGARNNLYGVVVQAPNPAAFGGLEEIVRELMRKRHRLGPAEGDDFVLESSESALSQWRTIRKFMVMAGIFLPAIGLVVGAIVIMNIMLVAVAERTREIGIRKSLGARRRDILAQFLVESATLSSMGALIGVGLGVTLAEVVAKVSPLPAAVAPWSIVLAVAVGGGVGVVAGAYPASRASRLDPILAMRSE, from the coding sequence ATGCCTCTTTTCGAAGCCGTTCGCCTCGCTCTGGGTACGCTGCGCGTGCAGAAGCTCAAGAGCTTCTTCACGCTCATCGGCGTCACGATCAGCGTGATGTTCCTGATCGCCGTCGTCTCGATCGTGCAGGGGATGAATCGCTACGTGGAGGAGGATTTCGCCGGGAAGTTCCTCGGCGTGAATACGTTCAACCTGCGCAGGTTCCCGGACATTCAGAACGACGTCACCGAGGACGAGTGGAAGGCGTGGCAGCGGCGGCCGAAGATCCAGGTCGACGACGCGCTCGCGGTGCGAGAGGCATTACCGCCCGGGTCGCGGTGGGCGATGCACGACGTCACGCGTACCGATGCGAGCTCGCCATTCGCGCAAGGCGGCCCCAAGGTCATGGCTGAAGCAGCGACGCCAGAGTACTTCCTGATCAAGGATCTCGCGCTCTCGAAAGGACGCGTGTACAACGAGCAGGAGGATGCGCTTGGTGCGCCGGTGATCGTCATCGGTCAGGAGGTTGCCGAGCGGTATTTCCCAAGTCTCGATCCGATCGGCCGCGAGATTCGCATTCACCGCTTCCCGTTCACTGTCATCGGCGTTCTCGAGAAACAGGGCACGGTATTCGGGTTGGCGCTGGATCGTCAGGTCATCGCGCCATTCCATTCGGAGATGTCACGCATCACCGGCGCGCGGAACAATCTTTACGGCGTCGTGGTGCAGGCTCCGAATCCGGCGGCGTTCGGTGGTCTCGAGGAGATCGTGCGGGAGTTGATGCGGAAGCGCCATCGTCTCGGACCCGCCGAAGGCGACGACTTCGTGCTCGAGAGCTCGGAGTCGGCGCTGAGCCAGTGGCGGACGATCCGCAAGTTCATGGTGATGGCGGGCATTTTCTTGCCGGCGATCGGGCTCGTCGTTGGCGCGATCGTGATCATGAACATCATGCTCGTCGCCGTCGCCGAGCGGACGCGGGAGATTGGAATCCGCAAGTCGCTAGGTGCGCGCCGGCGTGATATCCTCGCGCAGTTCCTCGTGGAATCGGCGACGTTGAGCTCAATGGGCGCACTCATCGGCGTCGGCCTCGGGGTGACGCTCGCGGAGGTGGTGGCAAAGGTATCCCCGCTGCCGGCGGCCGTCGCGCCATGGTCGATCGTACTCGCCGTCGCCGTCGGCGGCGGCGTTGGCGTCGTTGCCGGCGCGTATCCGGCCAGCCGGGCGTCGCGCCTCGACCCGATTCTCGCGATGCGCAGCGAATGA
- a CDS encoding ABC transporter permease: MTRSITNTLYQLTEGIFIAFDAIRTNKVRAGLTILGIAVGVFVVTVMSAAVHGINSGVSRSLAAAGPTTFFVSRWPAEFTSCDGGGESCPWIRFRPLTLDQAHEIQQLPMVKDVSASIETSASTKYADRELPGVGVTGYSTNWFDMAGGDITSGRNFTSSEYDAAAPVVLVNDKVVERLFNGEEAVGKEIRLNGELFTVIGVYNPIPNLFDSGDKGKLIVPITTAQRRLNVSLWWLELSVKPRDGVDRDAAMDETIATLRAARHLRPGQTNDFFTTTPEKILALYNKIVGMFFLVMMVLSAIGLLVGGVGVVAIMMISVTERTREIGVRKALGATRRLILWQFLVEAATLTTVGAIVGLIIGGTLTLVIRSLTPIDASTPPIAIVAALASSAIAGVLFGMLPAFRASRLDPVEALRYE; encoded by the coding sequence ATGACGCGATCCATCACGAACACGTTGTACCAGCTCACCGAAGGCATCTTCATCGCCTTCGACGCAATTCGCACGAACAAGGTACGCGCCGGCCTCACCATTCTCGGCATCGCGGTCGGCGTGTTCGTCGTGACGGTGATGTCGGCGGCGGTGCACGGCATCAACTCGGGCGTCTCGCGAAGTCTCGCTGCTGCCGGGCCGACGACGTTCTTCGTCTCCCGTTGGCCAGCCGAGTTCACCTCGTGCGACGGCGGTGGCGAGTCCTGTCCCTGGATTCGCTTCCGTCCGCTCACGCTCGACCAGGCCCACGAGATTCAGCAACTGCCGATGGTGAAGGACGTGAGCGCGTCGATCGAAACGTCGGCGAGCACGAAGTACGCGGATCGCGAGCTGCCTGGAGTAGGAGTGACCGGCTACTCGACCAACTGGTTCGACATGGCGGGTGGCGATATTACCAGCGGTCGGAACTTCACCTCGTCCGAATACGACGCGGCCGCGCCCGTCGTCCTCGTGAACGACAAGGTCGTTGAGCGTTTGTTCAACGGCGAGGAAGCAGTCGGGAAGGAGATTCGCCTCAACGGCGAGCTGTTCACGGTCATTGGCGTCTACAACCCGATCCCGAACCTCTTCGACAGCGGCGACAAGGGGAAGCTGATCGTTCCCATCACCACCGCGCAGCGCCGGTTGAACGTGAGCCTCTGGTGGCTGGAGCTCTCGGTGAAGCCCCGAGACGGCGTCGATCGGGACGCCGCGATGGACGAGACCATCGCAACGCTGCGCGCCGCCCGGCATCTCCGACCTGGGCAGACGAACGACTTCTTCACCACGACACCCGAGAAGATTCTCGCGCTCTACAACAAGATCGTCGGAATGTTCTTTCTCGTGATGATGGTGCTCTCGGCGATCGGGTTGCTGGTCGGCGGCGTTGGCGTGGTCGCCATCATGATGATCTCGGTGACCGAGCGGACGCGCGAGATCGGCGTGCGCAAGGCGTTAGGCGCGACGCGCCGCCTGATTCTCTGGCAGTTCCTCGTCGAAGCGGCGACGCTGACAACGGTCGGAGCGATCGTCGGACTGATCATTGGCGGCACCCTCACGCTCGTCATTCGCAGCCTGACCCCGATCGACGCGTCCACGCCTCCGATCGCCATCGTCGCCGCGCTCGCATCGAGCGCAATCGCGGGCGTGCTGTTCGGCATGCTCCCCGCCTTCCGGGCATCGCGCTTGGATCCGGTGGAAGCACTTCGATATGAGTGA
- a CDS encoding ABC transporter permease: protein MSLLEAVRLALAQIRVQKLKSFFTLAGVTIGVMFLITVVSIVEGMSRYVENDFIGRILGANTFTLRRFPWFGNNTTREQWREWQKRPPFYQKDVRAIVAVLPNGTRWAVESQENLWATSPYARPRQVEAHAVDGDYFTIKKYDLSSGRAFTQQEVELGAPVVVIGDEVAKFFFPGLNAIGRELRIGSMPYSIIGVIEHQGSLFGMSMDKMVIAPFSSPMHRLTNPRGDIDGLMVQSASQLLMYDSMENVREFLRGFRHLRPVQPDDFAMETSETALVAFEKTRKVMTVAGTALPFVGLIVGGLVIMNIMLVAVAERTREIGIRKSLGARRRDILGQFLVEAATLSTLGALIGIALGIAIAKGISWKFPFLPAAVAPWSLVAATMLGLVVGIVSGVYPARRASLLDPIEALRQE from the coding sequence ATGTCTCTCCTCGAAGCCGTCCGCCTAGCGCTTGCACAGATCCGCGTGCAGAAGCTCAAGAGCTTCTTCACGCTCGCGGGCGTGACGATCGGCGTCATGTTCCTCATCACTGTCGTTTCGATCGTCGAGGGCATGAGCCGATATGTCGAGAACGACTTCATCGGTCGCATCCTCGGGGCCAATACGTTCACCCTGCGGCGCTTCCCCTGGTTCGGCAACAACACCACGCGCGAGCAGTGGCGCGAGTGGCAGAAACGACCGCCCTTCTACCAGAAGGATGTGCGCGCGATCGTCGCCGTGCTGCCTAACGGGACGCGTTGGGCCGTCGAGAGCCAGGAGAATCTCTGGGCGACGTCGCCGTACGCGCGCCCGCGTCAGGTTGAAGCACACGCGGTCGATGGCGACTACTTCACGATAAAGAAGTACGATCTGAGCAGCGGACGGGCGTTCACCCAACAGGAAGTCGAGCTCGGCGCTCCCGTCGTCGTCATTGGCGACGAAGTGGCCAAGTTCTTCTTCCCGGGCCTCAACGCTATCGGCCGCGAGCTCCGAATCGGCAGCATGCCGTACTCGATCATCGGCGTCATCGAGCATCAGGGCTCCCTGTTCGGCATGTCGATGGACAAGATGGTCATCGCGCCGTTCAGCTCACCGATGCATCGGCTCACCAATCCTCGTGGAGACATCGACGGATTGATGGTGCAGTCGGCGTCGCAGCTCCTCATGTACGACTCGATGGAGAACGTACGCGAGTTCCTCCGTGGCTTCCGGCATCTGCGACCCGTCCAGCCCGACGACTTTGCCATGGAAACGTCGGAGACGGCGCTCGTGGCGTTCGAGAAGACGCGCAAGGTGATGACGGTCGCGGGGACCGCCCTGCCCTTCGTCGGACTGATCGTCGGCGGACTCGTGATCATGAACATCATGCTCGTCGCCGTCGCCGAGCGAACGCGCGAGATCGGGATCCGCAAATCGTTAGGCGCTCGGCGCCGCGACATCCTGGGCCAGTTTCTCGTCGAGGCGGCGACGTTGAGCACGCTCGGCGCGCTGATCGGCATTGCGCTGGGTATCGCGATCGCCAAGGGAATCTCCTGGAAGTTCCCGTTCCTCCCCGCCGCCGTCGCACCCTGGTCGCTCGTCGCCGCCACCATGCTGGGCCTCGTCGTCGGCATCGTTTCGGGCGTCTATCCCGCCCGGCGCGCCTCGCTGCTCGATCCGATCGAGGCGCTTCGACAGGAGTGA
- a CDS encoding ABC transporter ATP-binding protein, translating to MNQEIVEPAMGTTAERRIVVEAAGEAPEKRWVIVTRGIKRDYDMGGEVVRALRGVDIAIGRNEYVAIMGPSGSGKSTLMNLIGCLDTPTAGEYWLNGTLVSRMTDDELARVRNKEIGFVFQTFNLLPRATALHNVELPLVYAGVAADERKRRAKHALAQVQLENRMDHKPNELSGGQRQRVAIARALVNNPSILLADEPTGNLDSQTSEEIMKVFEYLANNGQTVIMVTHEQDIAAHARRVVVLRDGLVSSDDRREAFTARVGL from the coding sequence GTGAACCAGGAGATCGTCGAGCCAGCGATGGGGACGACCGCCGAACGGCGGATCGTCGTCGAAGCAGCGGGGGAGGCGCCGGAGAAGCGATGGGTGATCGTGACGCGCGGCATCAAGCGCGATTACGACATGGGCGGCGAAGTCGTGCGCGCATTGCGTGGCGTCGACATCGCCATTGGCCGTAACGAGTACGTCGCCATCATGGGCCCCTCCGGCTCGGGCAAGTCGACGCTGATGAACCTCATCGGCTGTCTCGACACGCCGACGGCTGGTGAGTATTGGCTCAACGGCACGCTTGTGTCACGCATGACTGATGACGAGCTGGCGCGCGTCCGCAACAAAGAGATTGGATTCGTCTTCCAGACGTTCAATCTGCTCCCCCGCGCGACGGCGCTGCATAACGTGGAGCTTCCGCTCGTGTACGCGGGGGTCGCCGCCGACGAGCGAAAGCGCCGCGCGAAACATGCGCTCGCGCAGGTGCAGCTCGAGAACCGCATGGACCACAAGCCGAACGAGCTCTCCGGCGGTCAGCGGCAGCGCGTCGCCATCGCGCGCGCGCTCGTGAACAATCCGTCGATCCTGCTGGCAGACGAGCCGACCGGAAACCTCGACTCGCAGACGTCGGAAGAGATCATGAAGGTGTTCGAGTATCTCGCGAACAATGGTCAGACGGTGATCATGGTAACGCACGAGCAGGACATTGCTGCGCATGCTCGGCGCGTCGTCGTGCTGCGCGACGGTCTCGTGTCGTCCGATGATCGGCGCGAGGCGTTCACAGCGCGCGTGGGACTATGA
- a CDS encoding creatininase family protein codes for MTQPLPAPDARPELNSWRLKELRPDQVAHALAQDPRLIIPIGTCEQHGPHMPLGCDTIIVEHLADDLSAEFSVLRAPTLEYGVNVDTERGFPGNASLRRKTLHRMLNDLIDSWEATGVEEFVLLTAHEHDPHLEALSTVVTSNARVRVVDIFEVDFSDLLEGQSEPMHGDEVDTSLLLYLAPDLVAADLAQDYMMSRDELRRYRRGWLRVPKGSPGSIGRPRLATAAKGERIYQRIRERIRERVFLAPPLDES; via the coding sequence ATGACTCAGCCACTCCCCGCGCCTGACGCGCGTCCGGAGCTGAACTCCTGGCGCCTGAAGGAGCTTCGTCCCGACCAGGTTGCGCACGCGCTCGCTCAGGATCCGCGATTGATCATTCCGATTGGTACGTGCGAGCAGCATGGTCCACACATGCCGTTGGGCTGCGATACGATCATCGTCGAGCATCTCGCGGACGACTTGTCGGCTGAGTTCAGCGTGCTTCGCGCGCCCACGCTCGAATACGGTGTGAACGTCGACACGGAACGCGGTTTCCCCGGCAATGCATCGCTGCGGCGCAAGACGCTTCATCGGATGCTCAACGATCTGATCGACTCCTGGGAGGCCACAGGGGTTGAGGAATTTGTACTATTGACGGCCCACGAACACGATCCGCATCTCGAAGCGCTTTCGACCGTCGTCACGTCGAACGCTCGCGTTCGCGTCGTCGATATCTTCGAGGTGGATTTCAGCGACCTGCTCGAGGGGCAATCCGAACCCATGCACGGCGACGAGGTAGACACCTCCCTCCTGCTGTATTTGGCGCCGGACCTGGTAGCGGCCGACCTCGCTCAGGATTATATGATGTCGCGAGATGAGCTTCGACGGTACCGTCGCGGCTGGTTGCGCGTGCCAAAGGGAAGCCCAGGGTCGATTGGGCGACCACGCCTCGCCACGGCGGCGAAAGGAGAACGGATCTATCAGCGGATTCGGGAGCGCATTCGAGAGCGCGTGTTCCTCGCCCCACCCCTCGACGAATCGTGA
- a CDS encoding TolC family protein — protein MRLLKPVALSALLGAFSPAALAAQVPSSLKQSSPASPTSLTLDEAISLARQNNPLYLTVANERKTADAQVRAAYGALLPSSNAQFYSGYQQGGQIFVQGGSLAVGSDQLQSQYFLGLNYRINAGTLVQPRAAKASRIAADADIVGTSETMRSLVTEQYITALGAEANGALQDTLVQVQQANLELAKARVAVGADNILAVRRAEVTLGQAEVAALTAHNTAEVEKVKLFQQIGVQPPSGGVQLTTTFTIAKPSFSLDSVLDLARRVNPAVHALRERERSAGWNVRVAQSNYTPTLSLSTGWSGTSFQYTNSDFPVQQVMLSNQRGLSSCLSQDSIRTALNMASLNCNNGRFALTTDQAAQIRSENSQFPFKFQRAPLAFSATLSIPIFDNFNREQRVEQAQVDRDNARLNVRSRELQMTADVTQGYLNLVTAARTVEMQEVNAQKAAEELTYAQERYRVGATTFLDVTTAVGTYVQARTDRINAIYAYHRAFAVLEDAVGRPLR, from the coding sequence ATGCGTTTGCTGAAGCCGGTCGCCCTCTCGGCGCTGCTCGGCGCCTTCTCGCCCGCTGCTCTTGCGGCACAGGTGCCCAGCTCTCTGAAGCAGTCCTCCCCAGCCTCGCCGACCTCACTCACTCTCGACGAGGCCATTTCACTGGCCCGACAAAACAACCCGCTCTACCTCACCGTTGCCAACGAGCGGAAGACCGCCGACGCGCAGGTAAGGGCTGCCTACGGCGCACTGCTGCCATCGTCGAACGCGCAGTTCTACAGCGGCTACCAGCAGGGCGGCCAGATCTTCGTTCAGGGTGGCTCGCTGGCCGTCGGATCCGATCAGCTTCAGTCACAGTATTTCCTCGGGCTGAACTATCGCATCAATGCCGGCACCCTCGTGCAACCGCGCGCGGCAAAAGCGAGTCGCATCGCCGCAGACGCTGACATCGTCGGCACGTCAGAGACGATGCGATCGCTCGTGACGGAGCAGTACATCACGGCGCTCGGCGCCGAGGCGAATGGCGCGCTCCAAGACACGCTCGTCCAGGTTCAGCAGGCGAATCTCGAGTTGGCAAAGGCGCGTGTGGCGGTCGGCGCCGACAACATTCTCGCCGTGCGACGAGCGGAGGTGACGCTCGGGCAAGCCGAAGTGGCGGCACTCACCGCCCACAACACAGCCGAAGTCGAAAAGGTCAAGCTGTTCCAGCAAATCGGCGTGCAGCCGCCATCGGGCGGCGTGCAGCTGACGACGACTTTCACGATCGCGAAGCCGAGCTTTTCACTCGACTCGGTGCTCGATCTCGCGCGTCGCGTGAATCCCGCGGTGCACGCGCTGCGTGAACGAGAGCGCTCGGCCGGCTGGAACGTCCGCGTGGCGCAGTCCAACTATACGCCGACGCTGAGCCTATCGACCGGATGGAGCGGGACGTCGTTCCAATACACGAACTCTGATTTTCCGGTGCAGCAAGTAATGCTCTCGAACCAGCGAGGCCTCAGCAGCTGCCTCTCGCAGGACTCGATTCGGACGGCGCTGAACATGGCGAGCCTGAACTGCAACAATGGTCGGTTCGCGCTCACGACCGATCAGGCCGCGCAAATTCGGTCCGAGAACAGCCAGTTTCCCTTCAAGTTCCAGCGCGCACCGCTCGCTTTTTCGGCGACGTTGTCGATTCCGATCTTCGACAACTTCAACCGCGAGCAGCGTGTGGAGCAGGCGCAGGTCGATCGTGACAACGCGCGTCTGAATGTGAGGTCGCGCGAGCTGCAGATGACGGCCGACGTGACGCAGGGGTACCTGAATCTCGTGACCGCGGCGCGAACGGTAGAGATGCAGGAAGTGAATGCGCAGAAGGCTGCTGAAGAGTTGACGTACGCGCAGGAGCGATATCGCGTCGGCGCGACGACGTTCCTGGATGTGACGACGGCCGTTGGCACGTACGTGCAGGCGCGGACCGATCGGATCAACGCGATTTATGCCTATCACCGGGCGTTCGCCGTGCTGGAAGATGCGGTCGGACGTCCCCTCCGTTGA
- a CDS encoding efflux RND transporter periplasmic adaptor subunit, with amino-acid sequence MSKKTKLSVAGVVGIALIIVITLTAMRSGAKEVSVRIEPVQKRDLIASVTASGNVTPHTKVDLSSDITGKIVRLAVKEGEMVSKGEFLLQIDPQEAQANVQRAEAALSAAKASAAQARANLLQAQKSYERSLEIKKANAQLISDEQLEQLRTTVDVDQAVLESQNHLIDQNTAELAQVRSALGKTTIYAPMAGRVTRLNVEGGETAIMGTLNKDAATLLTISDMSVLETKVKVDETDVARIQIGDSALVQIDAFPDTTFIGRVTKISNSSVKSATATQATGDQAVDYEVTIQLLNVPPETRPDFSATAKIVTDSRKNVLSIPIIALTVRENETVQSGDTAVGLGKPKPKKEVGKKDVEGVFVVGSDSKVTFRPVKRGITGEKHFEVLSGLKENEKIVAGTYQAIRELKDGTLVKETKPDVKKPGA; translated from the coding sequence ATGAGTAAGAAAACGAAGCTGTCGGTGGCAGGCGTTGTGGGGATCGCTCTCATCATCGTCATCACCCTGACGGCGATGCGCAGCGGGGCGAAGGAAGTGAGCGTGCGCATCGAACCGGTCCAGAAGCGCGATCTCATCGCCTCGGTGACGGCGAGCGGCAACGTCACACCGCATACGAAGGTCGACCTCAGCTCCGACATCACCGGCAAGATCGTTAGGCTGGCGGTGAAGGAAGGCGAGATGGTCTCGAAGGGCGAGTTCCTCCTGCAGATCGATCCGCAGGAAGCGCAGGCGAACGTGCAGCGCGCGGAAGCGGCACTCTCGGCGGCGAAGGCGTCGGCCGCCCAGGCAAGAGCGAACTTGCTCCAGGCGCAGAAGAGCTACGAGCGCTCGCTCGAGATCAAGAAGGCCAATGCCCAACTGATCTCCGACGAGCAACTGGAACAGCTTCGCACGACCGTGGACGTCGATCAGGCCGTTCTCGAGTCGCAGAATCACCTCATCGATCAGAACACCGCCGAGCTCGCGCAGGTTCGCAGTGCGCTTGGTAAAACGACGATCTACGCGCCGATGGCCGGCCGCGTCACTCGGCTCAACGTCGAGGGCGGCGAGACCGCGATCATGGGAACGCTGAACAAGGACGCGGCGACGCTGCTCACGATCAGCGACATGTCCGTCCTCGAGACGAAGGTGAAGGTCGACGAGACGGACGTCGCGCGAATCCAGATCGGCGATTCGGCCCTCGTGCAGATCGATGCATTTCCTGATACGACGTTCATCGGGCGCGTGACCAAGATCTCCAACAGCTCGGTCAAGTCGGCGACGGCGACGCAGGCAACGGGCGATCAGGCCGTCGACTACGAGGTCACGATTCAGCTGCTCAACGTGCCGCCGGAAACGCGTCCGGACTTCTCGGCGACGGCGAAGATCGTGACGGATTCGCGGAAGAATGTCCTGTCCATCCCGATCATCGCGCTCACGGTACGTGAAAACGAGACCGTGCAGTCCGGCGATACCGCGGTCGGGTTAGGCAAGCCGAAGCCGAAGAAGGAAGTCGGCAAGAAGGACGTCGAGGGTGTGTTCGTCGTCGGCAGCGACAGCAAAGTGACTTTCCGGCCCGTAAAGAGGGGGATCACCGGCGAGAAGCACTTCGAGGTGCTGAGCGGTCTGAAGGAAAACGAGAAGATCGTCGCCGGAACCTATCAGGCAATTCGCGAGCTGAAGGACGGGACGCTCGTGAAGGAAACCAAGCCTGACGTCAAGAAGCCGGGAGCGTAG